Proteins encoded together in one Coregonus clupeaformis isolate EN_2021a chromosome 30, ASM2061545v1, whole genome shotgun sequence window:
- the LOC121545545 gene encoding biglycan, with protein sequence MLPFSVVLFLLCATPLPTPSVALPFEQKGLLDFGKSIDVEGLMMMMNDEEEGSAVEEYYKPEYYKPEQPTCPFGCQCNQNVVQCSDLGLHYVPYDIPPETRLLDLQSNQITEIREDDFKGLSNLYALVLVNNKISRVHPRAFMPLKRMHKLYFSHNQLTAVPKNLPSSLVELRIHDNHIKRVAAGAFSGLGSMNCIEMGRNPIQNSGLEPGAFDGLKLTFLRISEAKLTGIPKDLPEGLHELHLDHNQIQAIELEDLRQYESLHRLGLGYNHIHLIEHGSLYYLQNLRELHLENNRISNVPGGLAGMKYLQVVYLHSNNISQVDVNDFCPNGFGVKNTYYNGISLFDNPINYWEVVPATFRCVSNRMAVQFGNHKK encoded by the exons ATGCTTCCCTTCTCTGTTGTCCTTTTCCTGCTGTGTGCCACCCCTCTTCCCACCCCCTCTGTGGCCCTGCCCTTTGAGCAGAAGGGCTTATTGGACTTTGGGAAGAGCATCGATGTAGAggggctgatgatgatgatgaacgaTGAAGAGGAAGGCTCAGCGGTTGAGGAATACTATAAACCAGAATACTATAAACCAGAACAGCCTACTTGCCCATTCGGCTGTCAGTGTAACCAGAATGTTGTGCAGTGCTCTGACTTGG GTTTACACTATGTGCCATATGACATCCCCCCGGAGACCAGGCTCCTGGACCTTCAAAGCAACCAGATCACTGAGATAAGAGAGGATGACTTCAAGGGACTCAGTAACCTCTAT GCTCTAGTGTTGGTGAATAACAAGATCTCCAGGGTGCACCCGCGGGCCTTCATGCCCCTCAAAAGGATGCACAAGCTCTACTTCTCCCACAACCAGCTGACAGCCGTACCCAAGAACCTGCCCTCTTCCCTGGTGGAGCTGCGCATCCACGACAACCACATCAAGAGGGTGGCGGCCGGGGCTTTCTCTGGCCTGGGCAGCATGAACTGCATTG AGATGGGGAGGAATCCTATTCAGAACAGTGGTTTGGAGCCCGGAGCCTTTGATGGACTCAAACTTACCTTCCTTCGTATTTCTGAGGCAAAACTCACAGGCATCCCTAAAG ATCTCCCTGAGGGTCTACATGAGTTGCATTTGGATCACAATCAAATTCAAGCCATTGAACTAGAAGACCTAAGACAATATGAGAGTTTGCACAG gttGGGTCTAGGCTACAATCATATTCACCTCATTGAGCATGGCAGCCTGTACTACCTGCAAAACCTGAGAGAGCTGCACCTAGAGAACAACCGGATCTCCAATGTCCCTGGAGGCCTTGCTGGAATGAAGTATCTGCAG GTGGTCTACCTTCACTCCAACAACATCAGCCAGGTTGACGTGAATGACTTCTGCCCTAACGGCTTTGGTGTCAAGAATACTTATTACAACGGGATCAGTCTCTTTGATAACCCAATCAACTACTGGGAGGTGGTGCCGGCCACCTTCCGCTGTGTCAGCAACAGGATGGCTGTACAGTTTGGCAACCACAAAAAGTAG